The Macadamia integrifolia cultivar HAES 741 unplaced genomic scaffold, SCU_Mint_v3 scaffold2604, whole genome shotgun sequence nucleotide sequence CTCCTATAGGTGAAGAAAAAGTTTCCCATGCATCTTTGTTTTAGTTTTGTAAAATTTGTAAACAACTCTTTCAAAAAGTAATTTGTAATTATTTGCATAGCTGACTgtaaaaatattctcaaaagtattaaaaacaagaaaaaatcttTCATTGGTTAGTCATTTGtaaaaacccttaaaaaaatCCTACATCGTCATCCCTCTcaactttttttcttatcaaGGGTTGTGTTTGATACGCGTTCTTGAAATAAGTTCTAGCTCTAAAATACATTCTAaagtaagaaaatgaaaaagaatcgGATTCAAAATGCAATCTAACCAAACAGTAAAGACAATTGAGACAACAGGATATGGATGTTTGCTTTCATATCGTCAATGAAAAAGCATAAAGTCCAGGGGATTAAGTTAAttaataaaaccctaaaatggaGGGGAACAAAAACCTAGTTTCTCTTCACCTAGGTTGAGGAGAGGGATCTCTTCATCCATATTGGACTAGAGATGGTTAGTTTGAACCGGAGGCAGTCTCAAACAGGTGTGATTGCTTATCTCAATGCTCACACTGGTGTCGGAAGAGaaaatgggtaaaaaaaaaaaagatgacatTCTAAAATTGCAGATATTCCAAAATTCACTAGACAGTTTCTTTTCAGATTTATCCATATGATTTATTTCAGTATGTGGTTCTTGTGTGTTTTGTCATGAATCCCTGTTTCTTGCGAAAGAGCTTGAATTGTTGATGTTGAATTTGTCTTTTGGCTGTGTATCATCTTAAGCATCTGCTTAGTATTGTTGGAGTTATAGGAGTTTGAATATCTTGTTGTAAACCTACTGAATAGGTCATATAAATTCGCTCACATTGGAAGATCCAGTTGGATCAGTAACTCTTGCTcagtttttttatattatatggATCTAGTAGACCTTGTGAGGTGACTTATATGCCTTAATAGGATCATGGGAGGCCGATCCAAGTGGTGATGTACTTACAATTTTGATACTCTAGATGGGTAGTAAAAGGGTCTATGGTGCACCCCTTTTATCCCCATCCAATGGTTGTGTGCATGTTGCACCACCATGCATACACAAAACTTCTCCccttatattattataatacaTGTGAAGTAACATTATAGATTTATGGGTTTGATTTCCCTGTTCGGATGCTAGTGCACGAGGAAGTTTTCTTATGTCTATTTTTCTCTTGAGAATATGGGGTAGATATGTTATTCCataaaaaggaaggagagggaGTGACATATGAAGGCCCTAGCATACACTAAGCAGTTTGACTATTTTCTTCGTGTTAAACTAAATGGGTGAAAAAATTTTGTCATCATAAAAGGTCAAAAAGTTAAATTATATATCATTTGATACCTTGAATAGATGTTGATAAGAAAATCCgaagaaaaaaacacacacaagaATAGGAGCACGAGGGGTCTCCTCCGTCGGGGATTTGTGAatgcacttcttttttttttttttttttttattggtagctAATCTATAGAAAAAGGGAGCGAGGTGGCAACCAAGAGGCTTGAACTCGATACCTCCTAGTGAGCGTGGACTTGATACACCTCAACGTTATCACCTACCAGTACTCCACCGTAGTATTCCTTAAACTATTGATGATGATTGCCATAGGTTgaagattaacaaaaaaaaaaagtacattaaATGGCCTGCTGTTTGCACAAGACTTGCACCTATGTGTGCAACTTCTACAACTATTTGATAATGTACAAGCGTCACGTGTACGAAGAGAATTGCACAAGACTAGCACAATTAAGAATTgtagaggatctaaatccctaACACTAAATGAATCTAATTTTGTTtgtcttttaaaaaatttattagggggaaaagaatgctatggggaggggaggggaggggaggggagggtgtGTGGGGGAATAGACTAAATACAAACTCACACCCATGTGACTGGAGTCGAACCATTGACCTCTTGGTGCCCGCTCTTCAAGTAGAAACTATAAGCCAATGCCATTTAGCCCTTGTCTGGTTCCTAGAGTAAATTAAGTTAAGAGTATAATAAAAgggtttttaaaaataatttgaaaatgacattattatgtcattatcaaaagccATCATTGTCATGCACATTAATATAAAATACATGAGATATACACAAGAAAACACTACTCTATGATATGCAACCTGACAATTATACTAAAGGGATAAAAAATATGTCATACTAGAAGTATAAAAATGTGAAATTGTACATCGTTTGATACCTTAAAACAAGTGTTAATAAGAAAATcacaagaataaaaaaacataaggGAAAAGTTGTTTGTAACCGAAGTGGCTACAATTAAAGTTGCAACCTCTCGGCCgcctttactaaaaaaaaatctacactGACTTTGCAACCTTGGGGATTAGCTTGTCATTTCATTTGTAATGATAGAAGAAAAGGTAAAAACAAAGAACCTGTGAAGGTATATATGTAATCGCATTTTAATAGACAGTATAGGAAAGAACACGAGGGAGCAGGCTGGGACTAGCCGGAAGCAAGCTTTACTGGTTGGAAGTTGTGATATTGGTTGGTTGTGGGTTGAAGCTGCTGGAAATGGCCTGCTGAAGCCTGAAGGGGTATTCCATCTTTTACAAATGCAAGGGAAAACATATCCCTTATCCAAAAACCATGGATGTTACATAAGAATTCTTACTgatagaatcctaaaagaattaAACCCATAAATCGGTTTACAAGGTGAGGGAATTCAAGATCATATCAATCCACAATATTAATTCTATTGTGAAAACAATGTGGGATCACCCCCCAAGTGACTGATATGGGATTGTAATACTTATGTAGAGTTGCAGTCATATAAATAATCAACATGTCTTAAAagctctctttggtatcatttttattttcgaTAAAAAGAACATAAAATCCATaatgagccaaaaaaaaatgttttcattcatttttttcgTGTGATCACGTGAATATGTGATTAATATTTCCCAAATTTCTACCaagaaaaaattaatacttCTCAAAAGCGGAGATTGGATCCGCTGGTCATACGGGTGACCATCAACACCTGTTCCTTTTATTTCCATAAACCCCTCTTCACCCATGTAATGATAGAAAGTTGGACAAGTGCAAGATGCTCATTCGTACAATCAGGTGATCGTATGAGCAGGGGATCTATTTTCCTAAAATCAAGGTAGCAGTGTACTTTCTCATTGAATTAGAAAGTCATGTCCCAGAGTCTGCAAGTCCTGAGTCTTGACCCCCTTCTCCCCCTTGTCTTCCTCTTGCAACTCGACTTTCACCCtagtgttttgtttttgtttttgtttttttttttaaggagagGATAAGTAGATAACAGTCAGGATGCTTGAACTCGAGACCTCTTAGTAAACGTGGTTTTTCTACACTCCAGAGTTCACCAACTGCAGTTgttgctttcttcttcctcttcgtccTATGGCCCCACCCATCCCCACCTCCTACCCTGCCCTAAGAAATGAGAGCGGATCATCTGCTCGTACAAGAAGATAATCCAAACTACTCGTACGGTAAATAGGTGCCATGTCTTCAACCTCCTTACGGAGGGTAACCtttagttaatttttttattcaaaattttaaatcttttttatttttcctatttttgaggaatttgaaattattcagattttattaatcttttttatctcctctatttGTGGGGAGTTTCAAATCGTGGATATCTTCCACGTCTCATTATATATATCCCAATCAACACTTTGTTAATCATGTGTAACTGAAAATCATTACAAGCAATGTTATAGTAATCGGGCTCATCAACCCATCTCCCCTCATTTGTTCCACTTTAATGGGAATTGAACGTTAGAAAAACAATCTCTTAAGATAAACTATTACTGATTTTCAttagttataattttttttccaattttatcTCTAGAAATCTCAAATGGAGTAGTATCctccacgtctctctctctctctctctctctctctctctctctcttcatttttctcCAATTTCAAATCTGTTTTAGTAATTGAAGTACCATTTTTCTTCGTTTTCTTTGAGTGCTAATCACCGTCTGGGTGAAGATCATCTACAATGAAGCATAAGAAAGTTGAGAGAAGAATTAGTTAAAGGTACACTTATTTCTAGCAACAAATATTTGGTTGATGGATGTGCAAAGGCATATCCAGAAACTTAAAATTGAAGTTGCAGAACAAATCCAATAaaatcaagaaggaagaaaatattagaAGGGATTTATTAAGGGAATTTACTATCAATCTCCTATACTCAGATGGATTGATGAGTTTGATTACTATACCCATGCTTGTAATGGTTTTCAGCCATAGATGTACTCACACATGATCAACAAAGTGATGGTCAAGAATcttaataagagagagagacgtgaaaGATATTCACGATTTGAAAATCCCCACaaatagaggagataaaaaaggttaataaaattgaataatttcaaattcctcaaagggaaaataaaaaaagatttaaaaatttgaataacaaaaataacAGAAGATTACCTCCGTAAAGAGGTTGGACACATGGAACCTATTTACCGCACAAGCAGATGATTTAAACTGCTCGTACGAGCAGATGATCCGCTCTCCTAAGAAATTAGGGTAGAGCCGTTGTAGAGATGCTGCTCTGTTCTTACGTTGTTGATTTGTTATACTTGTACCTTCGAAATGCTTAGCTGACTTAAAATGTGATCTCTGATTGCCCAAAATTCACATCATCTCCTTTAAGGTGTCAGAATTAATGACAATCTCTACTTGCTCTATTCTctgtgaagagggaatctcttcacccaactTAAACTACATATgggatttgaggtttttttataaaaaatataacgTCTTGTAGTATATATAAACTATTTACTCATAGGTAGTAATCTAAcggtttttcattttatattctATTACATCTTGTAGTAACCAAACATCCTATGCCTCAATACAAAGTATAGGTAAATGATCATCCCATCCCTCATGAAAGATCCACCCTTGTTGGTGCTTCCATATGGGTTTCCAGTGGTCCCTATGCTGGTATAGGGACCACCTTACCTTTCACAAAGCCATCTCCTTCTTTTATAAATAGAtaataaacaaaaacataaaaatgaaagcAAAGAGAGCCTTAATAGAAAACCCAAATTTATAACTTTACAGTGAAGATTGGAATCTTGAAGAGATTATTTCACCAGCATTTTGATTGAACATAAGAATGTGAATTCCCATCTTatctgaaaaatagaaaatatcaaACAGATACTTTGTTTTCTCTAGTGAAAATTGGGTGGGGCCGAGGGGTGTACTTGTGATGATCTTAGAGTTTGTTTTTGAGATTTCACTTGAGCAAAGAGAAGAAACACCTGAATTTGGGTGAGGTGGGGAGATGAGCGATGGAGGTTTAGAAtctaaaaagaagataaaataagaGAGGAGGATTTGCTACTTtaagtaaggatgtgaatttgaaatcgaaatcgtttATCGAAATTGAATCGAATTGTTTACATCGAAACTTTAaaatcgtttattaaatggttcggttttggttttataatTGAAACcgtgattcgattttgattttaaagtttaaaccgttGATAAATCGCTTAAATAAACCGTCAAATCGATTAATATATAtgtagtaagtttaagtcatttaaTGTAAAGTTTACATACATAGcaagtaaaaaaattagaaaacataagaaaactgTTTAAAATAAATacatggtttcaattttaatatatgacaccgtttattaaatgattcaattttgttttacctaaaaaatttgtactaaatcaaatcgaaccaattACACCGTAACCAAATCGATTCATACCATTACTTTTGAGTCTTTGAGATATTACATAACAATATCTCTCTTATCTCCTTTCTcatcaatttctttttcttttcagtaAACACAGGGATCCCTCTCTATAAACCAAAATTTTAACACCAGAATGGTCTGTTTCTACTCATGATGCTGGTAACTTTTTCCTCCTGTCGCTTCCAATTCCATCAAGATTTCCACCACCCGATCCGAAACTCTTTTGATCAGATCGGACCAATCCCTGGAAGACCCATTGAAGAAACAGTAATTATCTCAAGCAATTAACCATTAGCtttaaaactttgaaaaaaaaatatatgtaatttAATTACATACCCTTTGGACGAATCAAACGAGATGCCGACCCTGTCCTTGGCCAGTTCAAGTGCCAATCCAAACCTATGAAGCTGCTTGGCCGGAAATCCTCCATTGTCCACAAGCACAAGGTCAGAGGTCTTGATATCATAGAAAATGGGAATGATTTTCTTCTCGCATTCCATCATCAGAGCCAATTCATGGAGGCAGTTGTGAGAAGTGCAATAATTTGGAGAGAAGATAGCCACCCCAACCTTACAGTCTCTTATAGCAGTTTCAATGACCTCCTTAAGCTCTTCGCCAGGCTTCATGCTCTTATAATCTAAGAAGGGATTGA carries:
- the LOC122066825 gene encoding TIR-only protein-like; translation: MSFCCKEAFSSVVSANSFSNSRRKQTLFFSRRITTACRSPPSFDVFINHRGMDTKRNVAALLYDRFVHLNLNPFLDYKSMKPGEELKEVIETAIRDCKVGVAIFSPNYCTSHNCLHELALMMECEKKIIPIFYDIKTSDLVLVDNGGFPAKQLHRFGLALELAKDRVGISFDSSKGDWSDLIKRVSDRVVEILMELEATGGKSYQHHE